A single Venturia canescens isolate UGA chromosome 1, ASM1945775v1, whole genome shotgun sequence DNA region contains:
- the LOC122419504 gene encoding transcriptional adapter 2-alpha-like isoform X1, translating to MANPNLADMTEEDAADLQFPKENVSHVRVKSGNGDDDIDSYDDGDDNDDDEDDYNDNDDDMNDKDSNLELEISLTTEDTFVPDPPCCACKTTLSEPYIRCAECVNTRLCLLCFSNGREMNQHQNDHNYVVVKNEFPLIEESTWSAKQESRLLDVIQECGFGNWIDIAKRIQGKSAEECKIHYLKHYIEHQSLPDLPRIRETRTSLFGGEPIPYLFKLQDLDEPPRFIPNSMNGRLLAGYNAARSDFDVNFDNHAESLVSELNFREFEPQDDNYRLGTSLQIAIVQAYNNRLMERARRYRILRNHGLIAFRRTISWLQRYETTITRPIADRLLIFMQLTSGIEFDYILEGLHHFGEIKNYISKLMDYRANGLKTFRSIPMFKKLSKLRREHDKDRKQYMNNPEYSWKSVLPLSVLTPSIQVTAPTNQRKVPPPLEIRGLPGSDKLTPNERELCSNARIVPANYFDYKRILINENKKIGSLRLAQARVLLKIDVNKTRKLYDFLVEEGYINKPPL from the exons ATGGCAAATCCAAATTTGGCTGATATGACGGAGGAAGATGCAGCTGACTTACAGTTTCCAAAAG AAAACGTGTCTCACGTAAGAGTAAAGAGTGGTAATGGTGATGATGATATTGATAGTtatgatgatggtgatgataatgatgatgatgaagaTGATTATAATGATAATGACGATGATATGAATGACAAAGACTCGAATCTCGAGCTAGAAATTTCTCTCACAACAGAGGACACATTTGTACCAGATCCGCCATGTTGTGCTTGTAAAACAACTTTATCAGAGCCATATATCAGATGTGCAGAATGTGTAAATACACGTTTGTGTCTGTTGTGTTTCTCCAACGGTAGAGAAATGAACCAGCATCAGAACGATCACAATTATGTGGTGGTGAAGAACGAATTTCCTCTTATAGAGGAATCCACATGGTCAGCTAAGCAAGAGTCCCGATTACTGGATGTGATCCAGGAGTGTGGATTTGGCAATTGGATAGACATAGCAAAGAGAATCCAGGGAAAAAGTGCAGAAGAATGCAAGATCCATTACTTGAAACATTACATAGAACATCAGAGTTTACCAGATCTGCCAAGAATTAGGGAAACAAGAACGAGTCTTTTCGGTGGCGAACCAATTCCATATCTCTTTAAGCTTCAAGACCTTGACGAACCCCCAAGATTTATTCCCAACAGTATGAATGGTCGTTTATTAGCTGGATACAATGCTGCCAGATCCGATTTTGACGTGAATTTTGACAATCATGCGGAGTCCCTTGTGTCAGAATTGAACTTCCGAGAGTTTGAACCACAGGATGATAACTACCGTTTGGGTACCAGTCTCCAAATCGCCATTGTCCAGGCTTACAACAATAGATTGATGGAACGAGCTCGAAGATACAGAATCCTTCGAAATCATGGCTTAATTGCATTCAGACGAACGATTTCATGGCTACAAAGATACGAGACAACAATAACAAGGCCAATTGCTGACAGACTTTTGATATTTATGCAACTCACAAGTGGTATCGAATTTGATTATATTCTTGAAGGACTGCATCACTTtggagagataaaaaattatatcagCAAACTCATGGATTACCGAGCGAATGGACTCAAAACTTTCCGCAGTATTCCTATGTttaaaaagttgtcaaaattgCGGAGGGAACATGATAAAGATAGAAAACAATACATGAACAATCCGGAGTACAGTTGGAAAAGCGTTTTACCACTCTCAGTCCTAACTCCATCCATACAAGTCACTGCTCCAACGAACCAACGCAAAGTTCCACCGCCTCTAGAAATACGTGGATTACCCGGAAGTGACAAACTTACACCAAACGAAAGAGAACTATGCTCGAATGCTCGTATTGTACCAGCCAACTATTTCGATTACAAGCGCATATtgataaacgaaaataaaaaaattggttctTTGAGGTTAGCACAAGCGAGAGTTTTGCTGAAAATTGATGTCAACAAAACGCGCAAACTTTACGACTTTTTGGTCGAAGAAGGATACATTAATAAACCCCCCTTATAG
- the LOC122419504 gene encoding DNA-directed RNA polymerase II subunit Rpb4-like isoform X2 gives MANPNLADMTEEDAADLQFPKEFENAETLLISEVHMLLEHRKAQNESAEEEQEFSEVFLKSLNYTDRFRKFKNKEIIAAVRNLLTYKKLHKFELASLANLCPETPEEAKALIPSLEGRLEDEELRTILDDIQTKRSLQY, from the exons ATGGCAAATCCAAATTTGGCTGATATGACGGAGGAAGATGCAGCTGACTTACAGTTTCCAAAAG AATTCGAAAATGCTGAGACCCTGCTCATCTCCGAAGTTCACATGTTATTGGAACACAGGAAAGCACAGAATGAGTCAGCCGAGGAGGAGCAGGAATTTTCTGAGGTTTTCTTAAAGAGTCTGAATTACACGGATCGATTTCGTAAATTCAAGAACAAAGAAATCATCGCAGCTGTAAGAAA CCTGCTAACGTACAAAAAATTACATAAATTCGAACTGGCGTCGTTGGCCAACTTGTGCCCGGAAACTCCTGAAGAGGCTAAGGCATTGATCCCCAGTTTGGAAGGTCGACTCGAAGATGAAGAGCTCAGAACTATATTAGACGATATACAGACTAAAAGATCGCTTCAATATTAA